Proteins from a genomic interval of Desulfonatronum sp. SC1:
- a CDS encoding class II fructose-bisphosphate aldolase — MPLCNLSQCLNTLPPEAAVGCFSVYNLESLLAVVAAAEAEGKPAVASLDGHDLGHGKFGPLAHAALFMARNAVVPVAVHLNHGRSLAGIREALELGLPTVMFDGSGLAMEENVRLTREAGELAHEAGAEIEGEYGPLLVQFEDLPSVLDFLERTKVDFLAFSVPKGLPHSEYSERISLLAELAVRTPASVVLHGASRLPEDLLLQALRQGVRKINVHTQILRALARGIRRGQSRESAENPLVWLEAAAEEVQCVVRERIRLYSGLSGP; from the coding sequence ATGCCGCTTTGCAATCTCAGCCAATGCCTGAACACCCTCCCCCCGGAAGCGGCGGTAGGCTGTTTCAGCGTCTATAATCTGGAAAGCCTTCTGGCCGTGGTGGCTGCGGCGGAGGCGGAGGGCAAGCCCGCCGTTGCTTCCCTGGATGGGCATGACCTGGGGCATGGCAAATTCGGTCCCCTGGCCCACGCCGCCTTGTTCATGGCCCGGAACGCGGTCGTGCCTGTGGCCGTGCATCTGAACCACGGCCGGAGTCTGGCCGGAATTCGGGAAGCCTTGGAGCTGGGCCTGCCGACGGTGATGTTCGACGGTTCCGGCCTGGCCATGGAAGAGAATGTTCGGCTGACCCGCGAAGCCGGTGAACTGGCCCACGAAGCCGGGGCCGAGATCGAAGGCGAATACGGCCCACTCCTCGTTCAATTCGAGGATCTGCCTTCAGTGCTGGATTTTCTGGAGCGGACCAAAGTCGACTTTCTGGCCTTTTCGGTCCCCAAGGGGCTCCCTCATTCCGAATACTCCGAACGCATCTCCCTGCTGGCCGAACTCGCCGTCAGGACGCCCGCCTCCGTGGTCCTGCACGGAGCCAGCCGCTTGCCGGAAGATTTGCTGCTTCAAGCTTTGCGCCAGGGAGTGCGCAAGATCAACGTGCATACGCAAATACTGCGTGCCCTGGCTCGGGGGATTCGGCGGGGACAGAGCCGGGAGAGCGCGGAGAATCCCCTGGTTTGGCTGGAAGCGGCCGCCGAGGAAGTCCAATGCGTGGTGCGCGAGCGTATCCGACTTTATTCCGGTCTTTCCGGGCCATGA
- a CDS encoding UxaA family hydrolase, with protein METKFLGYRRENGRVGVRNHVIILPLDDLSNSACEAVGNNVKGTLALPHAYGRLQFGEDLELHFRTLIGTGSNPNVAAVVVIGIEPQWTNRVVEGIAKTGKPVTGFAIEQNGDFNTICAASRKAMEYVQWASEIQRTECDVKELWVSTKCGESDTTSGIATNPTVGNAYDKLYEQGATLLFGETTELTGGEHLVLERCANDEVRKQFQYFFDRYAKVVDDNKTSDLSDSQPTKGNIEGGLTTIEEKALGNIQKIGTKAPVVGCLDKAETPTGPGLWFMDSSSAAAEMVTLCAAAGFVVHHFPTGQGNIIGNPILPVIKLCANPRTLRTMSEHFDVDVSGLVRREINMDQAGDKLIDMTLRTANGRLTAAEALGHREFIFTRLYESA; from the coding sequence ATGGAGACCAAGTTTCTCGGATATCGTCGTGAAAACGGGCGGGTGGGAGTGCGCAACCATGTGATCATCCTGCCCCTGGACGACCTGTCCAATTCGGCCTGCGAGGCCGTGGGCAACAACGTCAAGGGCACCCTGGCCCTGCCCCACGCCTACGGCCGATTGCAGTTCGGCGAGGATCTGGAACTGCACTTCCGGACCCTGATCGGTACCGGCTCCAACCCCAACGTGGCCGCTGTGGTGGTCATCGGCATTGAGCCCCAGTGGACCAACCGGGTCGTGGAAGGCATTGCCAAGACCGGCAAGCCCGTGACCGGATTCGCCATCGAGCAGAACGGGGATTTCAACACCATTTGCGCCGCGTCCCGCAAGGCCATGGAATACGTGCAGTGGGCCAGCGAAATCCAGCGCACCGAGTGCGACGTAAAAGAGCTGTGGGTCTCCACCAAGTGCGGCGAGTCCGACACCACGTCCGGCATCGCCACCAACCCCACGGTGGGCAATGCCTACGACAAGCTTTACGAACAGGGCGCGACCCTGCTTTTCGGCGAAACCACGGAGCTGACCGGCGGCGAGCACCTGGTGCTGGAGCGCTGCGCCAACGACGAGGTGCGCAAGCAGTTCCAGTACTTCTTCGACCGCTACGCCAAGGTCGTGGACGACAACAAGACCAGCGACCTGTCCGATTCCCAGCCCACCAAGGGCAACATCGAGGGCGGCCTGACCACCATCGAGGAAAAGGCCCTGGGCAACATCCAAAAGATCGGGACCAAGGCTCCGGTGGTCGGCTGCCTGGACAAGGCTGAGACGCCCACCGGCCCCGGCCTCTGGTTCATGGACTCCTCCTCCGCGGCCGCGGAAATGGTCACCCTGTGCGCCGCCGCCGGCTTCGTGGTCCATCACTTCCCCACGGGCCAGGGTAACATCATCGGTAACCCGATCCTCCCGGTGATCAAGCTCTGCGCCAACCCCCGGACCCTGCGGACCATGAGCGAACACTTCGACGTGGACGTGTCCGGCCTGGTGCGCCGGGAGATCAATATGGATCAGGCCGGAGACAAACTCATCGACATGACCCTGCGCACGGCCAATGGCCGCCTGACCGCCGCCGAAGCCCTGGGACACCGGGAGTTTATCTTCACCCGGTTGTACGAGAGCGCGTAA
- the larA gene encoding nickel-dependent lactate racemase has protein sequence MEIQLKYGKGTRTLRLPDQAEVVVMTPRDLPVIGDSAVALHQALDAPMDALPLEQRPMPSSVAIAVPDETRPAPLKKLLPVLLKRIFQVWPELRSENVSVVVGGGLHPAPDEAQMARILPEDLHGCAVVAHDALTSPMTSFGTTSRGTPVEVNAAIGEADLKIVVGMVDPHQFQGMTGGSKGITIGCASKAMIERNHSLMADPAARVGNIADNPTRLDLNEAGRMIGIDLAVNICLNPAKQAVGLFVGECEAALRAGAAVTEQVYGLPLDRPFEIVIASCGGDPKDICLYQAQKGLNMASQCAEVGGKILLLAACSQGVGDPHYENYVRRFSCPVEQMREFAEQGFRMGAHKAFLFSRTLTRFTVVVHSELDAETLAACHLTKGEAQAALDGWLATYPEGLFPRIAVVPNANTTYFYRSTAGEE, from the coding sequence ATGGAGATTCAGCTCAAGTACGGAAAAGGAACCAGAACGCTTCGGCTGCCGGACCAAGCCGAAGTGGTGGTGATGACCCCCCGGGATCTGCCGGTGATCGGCGATTCAGCCGTGGCCCTGCACCAAGCCCTGGATGCCCCAATGGACGCCCTGCCCCTGGAGCAACGGCCCATGCCCTCAAGTGTGGCCATTGCCGTTCCGGATGAGACCCGCCCCGCGCCGTTGAAAAAGCTGCTCCCGGTGCTGCTCAAGCGGATTTTTCAAGTTTGGCCGGAACTGCGCTCGGAGAACGTGTCCGTGGTGGTGGGCGGCGGGCTGCATCCGGCCCCGGACGAGGCTCAGATGGCCCGCATCCTGCCGGAGGATCTGCACGGCTGTGCCGTAGTGGCCCACGACGCCCTGACCTCGCCCATGACCTCCTTCGGGACAACCTCCAGAGGAACACCGGTGGAGGTCAACGCGGCCATCGGCGAGGCGGACTTGAAGATCGTGGTGGGCATGGTCGATCCGCACCAGTTCCAGGGCATGACCGGCGGCTCCAAAGGCATCACGATCGGCTGCGCGTCCAAGGCCATGATCGAGCGCAACCATTCCCTGATGGCCGATCCCGCGGCCCGGGTCGGGAACATCGCGGACAATCCGACCCGGCTGGACCTGAACGAGGCCGGGCGGATGATCGGGATCGACCTGGCCGTGAACATTTGTCTGAATCCGGCCAAACAGGCCGTGGGCCTGTTCGTGGGAGAATGCGAGGCCGCGCTGCGGGCCGGAGCCGCTGTCACGGAGCAGGTTTACGGTCTGCCCCTGGACCGGCCCTTTGAGATCGTCATCGCATCCTGCGGCGGGGACCCCAAGGACATCTGTCTGTATCAGGCTCAAAAAGGGCTGAACATGGCCTCCCAGTGCGCGGAGGTTGGCGGAAAAATCCTGCTTCTGGCCGCTTGCAGCCAAGGCGTGGGGGACCCGCACTACGAGAACTACGTCCGGCGATTTTCGTGTCCGGTGGAACAGATGCGCGAGTTCGCGGAACAGGGATTTCGCATGGGCGCGCACAAGGCGTTTCTGTTCAGCCGCACCCTGACCCGGTTCACCGTAGTGGTGCACTCGGAACTGGACGCCGAGACGTTGGCCGCGTGCCACCTGACCAAGGGCGAGGCGCAAGCCGCGTTGGACGGGTGGCTGGCAACATATCCGGAAGGCCTATTTCCACGCATTGCCGTGGTGCCCAACGCCAACACCACCTACTTTTATCGGTCCACGGCGGGGGAGGAGTAA
- a CDS encoding FIST N-terminal domain-containing protein produces the protein MPENHWNRAVRRGFSVHADARRAVDDLAGQLGGVELNAVAFFCSPSYDLDVLGRSVRERFDCPVVGCTTAGEIVADKGYVRDSLVGVGFASPDIAMTPVFIPSLTDFLGQGDPTAFQQFGSARMGKRFALMLIDGLSLLEERVVSAVQGHLPGVPLIGGSAGDGLNFRRTYVYHEGRFHDNAATVALFTTTLPFKAFRIQHFVPSEAKLVITEADPGSRTVMEINGVPAAEEYARIVGVSAAELSPEVFAANPVMVRIGGEYFVRSICRANSDGSLTFFCAIDNGLVLTLARGVDLLENLEIQLHELARDIPDIQLILGCDCILRRIEVQQRQEDRHLAELLSRFPYIGFCTYGEQFNGIHVNQTLTGLALGGGGV, from the coding sequence ATGCCTGAGAATCACTGGAACAGGGCCGTTCGTCGAGGATTTAGCGTTCACGCCGACGCACGTCGGGCTGTTGACGATCTGGCCGGTCAGTTGGGTGGAGTGGAGTTGAACGCGGTGGCTTTTTTCTGCAGCCCTTCCTACGACCTGGACGTCTTGGGCAGGTCCGTGCGGGAGCGCTTTGACTGTCCGGTGGTCGGCTGCACCACTGCCGGAGAGATTGTCGCTGACAAGGGGTACGTCCGGGACAGCCTGGTGGGCGTCGGCTTTGCCTCGCCGGATATCGCCATGACCCCCGTGTTCATCCCCTCGCTCACGGATTTTTTGGGCCAGGGCGATCCCACGGCTTTTCAGCAGTTCGGATCGGCCAGGATGGGCAAGCGTTTCGCTTTGATGCTCATTGACGGGTTGTCGTTGCTTGAAGAACGTGTGGTCTCCGCTGTGCAGGGACATCTGCCCGGCGTTCCGCTGATCGGGGGCTCGGCCGGGGACGGGCTCAATTTTCGACGGACCTACGTCTATCACGAGGGCCGTTTTCATGACAATGCCGCAACCGTGGCTCTGTTCACGACTACATTGCCTTTCAAGGCCTTTCGTATCCAGCATTTCGTGCCGTCCGAGGCTAAGCTGGTGATCACCGAGGCCGACCCCGGCTCGCGCACGGTGATGGAAATCAACGGGGTGCCGGCAGCCGAGGAATACGCCCGAATTGTAGGCGTGTCGGCGGCTGAGTTGTCGCCGGAGGTCTTTGCCGCGAATCCGGTCATGGTGCGCATCGGGGGCGAATATTTTGTCCGGTCCATTTGCAGGGCCAATTCGGACGGCAGCCTGACCTTCTTTTGCGCCATAGACAACGGCCTGGTGCTGACCCTGGCCAGGGGAGTGGACCTCCTGGAGAACCTGGAAATTCAACTGCATGAGTTGGCCCGAGACATTCCGGACATCCAGCTTATTCTGGGGTGCGACTGCATTTTGCGGCGCATCGAGGTGCAACAGCGCCAGGAGGACCGGCATCTCGCTGAACTCCTAAGCCGTTTTCCCTACATCGGGTTTTGCACGTATGGAGAACAGTTCAACGGGATTCACGTCAACCAAACCTTGACCGGTCTGGCCCTGGGAGGCGGCGGTGTCTGA
- a CDS encoding MoaD/ThiS family protein gives MMGDTGQGAGRAGEAEVTVRVRLESILADHAPANPEAYPIPEGCTLAELIHQLGLREDQVMFAFVNGHMATLQTRLPDKASVSLCPYICGG, from the coding sequence ATGATGGGCGATACTGGACAAGGAGCAGGGCGAGCCGGTGAAGCGGAGGTGACGGTCAGGGTGCGGCTGGAGTCGATTCTGGCGGATCATGCTCCGGCGAATCCGGAAGCGTATCCGATTCCGGAAGGCTGCACCCTAGCGGAGCTGATTCACCAGTTGGGACTGCGTGAGGATCAGGTGATGTTCGCCTTTGTCAACGGTCACATGGCCACATTGCAAACCAGACTTCCGGACAAGGCCTCTGTTTCGCTTTGCCCGTACATTTGCGGCGGATGA
- a CDS encoding ThiF family adenylyltransferase, which produces MTRSDTQIQLTDSVILDRARASGRTIRQEVLLALEHGEMPLRYQRNGQCLSPSDQATLARAHVVLVGCGGLGGHVLESLVRSGVGRITAIDPDVFEPSNANRQLLATTRTMGRSKAQAAQARAGEINPLVEVLAVTEEVTLDRLHGAQAVADCLGGALHRCALQTMAAQAEIPLVSGAVSGWNVLVGSTWPGEPGLGEFMSNGAGPSVEQLQGNPCSTVALAASLQATELIHILLGIPSALRGNLLMADLLEMRFSTVSLHTRDS; this is translated from the coding sequence ATGACGCGATCCGACACGCAAATCCAGCTCACGGACAGCGTCATTCTGGATCGCGCCCGTGCGTCCGGTCGAACGATCCGCCAGGAAGTGCTGCTGGCCCTGGAGCACGGAGAAATGCCCTTGCGCTACCAGCGCAACGGTCAGTGTCTGAGCCCTTCGGATCAGGCCACCTTGGCCCGGGCGCATGTGGTTTTGGTCGGCTGCGGTGGATTGGGCGGCCACGTCCTGGAATCCCTGGTTCGGAGCGGAGTGGGCCGGATCACGGCCATCGACCCGGACGTTTTTGAACCGAGCAATGCCAATCGCCAACTCTTGGCCACAACTCGGACCATGGGCCGGTCCAAGGCTCAGGCTGCCCAGGCCCGAGCCGGGGAGATCAACCCCTTGGTCGAGGTTCTGGCCGTGACCGAGGAAGTGACCCTGGACCGGCTGCACGGGGCTCAGGCCGTGGCCGATTGTCTGGGAGGGGCATTGCATCGCTGCGCTCTGCAAACCATGGCCGCTCAAGCCGAGATCCCCTTGGTTTCCGGCGCGGTGTCCGGCTGGAACGTGCTGGTGGGCAGCACATGGCCCGGTGAACCGGGGCTGGGTGAATTCATGAGCAACGGCGCTGGGCCTTCGGTGGAGCAGCTTCAGGGCAATCCCTGCTCCACAGTGGCCCTGGCCGCCTCCCTGCAAGCAACGGAGCTGATTCATATCCTGCTCGGGATTCCCTCCGCGTTGCGCGGCAACCTGCTGATGGCCGACTTGCTTGAAATGCGTTTCTCCACGGTCAGCCTGCATACCCGGGACAGTTGA
- a CDS encoding alanine dehydrogenase: MRIGIPKEIKPQEGRAALLPRQVQRLTRAGHAVLVESGTGLLARASDQDYEAVGATVLPTAKEIFDSARLIVKVKEVLPPEYPLLRPEHIILTNIHAAMNKEELDVFLRVGLIAISAENTHRFGSPNCVLAGEVGALEAVRLCLATYGGTGRHFMGHFGEPALKALVLGLGNVGRGAVRTLLGLGATVIGLDVFEGARKAAALDWHDRNLLVGDVTELERHLEDVDAVVNCVLWPKERPDHLITREMLGRLKPGAVIVDISCDRAGAIETSRPTTWADPVYEVDGVRHFCVDNIPGAVPVTASAGYGEALLDKILAIAGKGVVQACKDDPWLARGLTCAGGTLLLEEAARYQQRDFTPVQTWLEAQPA; this comes from the coding sequence ATGCGGATCGGCATTCCCAAGGAAATCAAACCCCAGGAAGGACGGGCGGCTCTGCTGCCCAGACAGGTTCAACGACTGACGCGGGCCGGACACGCCGTGCTCGTGGAATCCGGCACGGGCTTGCTGGCCCGCGCTTCAGACCAGGATTACGAGGCGGTCGGTGCCACGGTGCTGCCGACGGCCAAGGAAATTTTCGACTCGGCCCGGTTGATCGTCAAGGTCAAGGAGGTTCTGCCGCCGGAGTACCCGCTGCTCCGGCCTGAACATATCATCCTGACCAACATCCACGCGGCCATGAACAAGGAGGAGCTGGACGTCTTTCTCCGGGTCGGCCTGATCGCGATATCCGCGGAGAACACGCACCGCTTCGGCTCGCCCAACTGCGTCCTGGCCGGAGAAGTGGGCGCGTTGGAGGCCGTGCGGCTGTGCCTGGCGACCTACGGCGGCACGGGGCGGCATTTCATGGGCCACTTCGGAGAACCCGCTCTGAAGGCGTTGGTTCTGGGGCTGGGCAACGTGGGACGCGGGGCCGTGCGCACCCTGTTGGGGCTGGGGGCCACGGTGATCGGACTGGATGTTTTCGAGGGCGCGCGCAAGGCCGCGGCCCTGGACTGGCACGACCGGAACCTGCTTGTGGGGGATGTGACCGAGCTGGAACGCCACCTGGAGGATGTGGACGCGGTGGTCAACTGCGTGCTCTGGCCCAAGGAGCGGCCCGACCACCTGATCACCCGGGAAATGCTGGGCCGACTCAAGCCCGGGGCCGTAATCGTGGACATTTCCTGCGACCGGGCCGGGGCCATCGAGACCAGCCGCCCCACCACATGGGCCGATCCGGTCTACGAGGTGGACGGGGTGCGCCATTTCTGCGTGGACAACATCCCGGGCGCTGTCCCGGTCACGGCCTCGGCCGGGTACGGCGAAGCCCTGCTGGACAAAATATTGGCCATCGCGGGCAAGGGCGTGGTCCAGGCCTGCAAGGACGACCCCTGGCTGGCCCGGGGTCTGACCTGCGCCGGGGGAACGCTCCTGTTGGAAGAAGCGGCCCGCTACCAGCAGCGGGACTTCACCCCGGTGCAAACCTGGCTTGAGGCCCAACCGGCGTAA
- a CDS encoding ATP-binding protein, producing the protein MSDCTNELEREVARLRKVNQVLMDRVERSVDKSGSDFGLFEHNILLQKHVEARTAELGKLQNDLYQAQKMEAVGILAGGVAHDFNNLLHVMRGNIELLARDMSIGSQGRERLKAVIRSQDRAAELVRQLLLFSRKAESCKVAVDVNREAREVVRMLERTIPKMVSLELHLAPKIGPVSGDPVQIEQVLLNLINNAVDAMPEGGRLVVETSSVDLDQDFVQLHADAVAGPHVLLTVTDTGCGMDSATLKHVFDPFFTTKGVGQGTGLGLASVYGIVKGHGGHIHCCSESGRGATFRIYLPVADPVEETPKDQEPEPPLRGGGETILVVDDEADILELTREALEDMGFTVLGVASGEEALDAFHKHRPTIDLILLDLNMPGMGGHKCLRELLHLDPAACVLIASGYSAHGQAKQALASGAKGYIGKPYRLRELEAKVREVLDYSGPDAPGWGHTGHF; encoded by the coding sequence GTGTCTGATTGTACCAATGAACTGGAGCGGGAAGTCGCGCGACTGCGCAAGGTCAACCAGGTTCTGATGGATCGCGTGGAACGCTCCGTTGACAAAAGCGGCAGCGATTTTGGCCTTTTTGAGCACAATATTCTGCTTCAAAAGCATGTCGAGGCGCGTACCGCCGAGTTGGGGAAACTACAAAACGACCTGTACCAGGCCCAGAAGATGGAAGCCGTGGGTATTCTTGCCGGGGGCGTGGCCCACGACTTCAACAATCTGCTTCATGTGATGCGCGGCAACATCGAACTGCTGGCTCGCGACATGTCCATAGGTTCCCAGGGCAGGGAGCGCCTCAAAGCCGTGATCCGCTCCCAGGACCGCGCCGCCGAGCTGGTCCGGCAGCTGCTGCTCTTCAGCCGCAAAGCCGAATCCTGCAAGGTTGCGGTGGATGTGAACCGGGAAGCGCGTGAGGTGGTCCGGATGCTGGAGCGGACCATCCCTAAGATGGTCTCTCTGGAGCTTCATCTCGCACCGAAAATCGGACCGGTATCAGGGGATCCGGTGCAGATCGAGCAGGTTTTGCTCAACCTAATCAACAACGCCGTGGACGCCATGCCTGAGGGGGGCAGGTTGGTCGTCGAAACCTCCAGCGTGGATTTGGACCAGGACTTTGTCCAACTCCACGCCGACGCGGTCGCTGGTCCACACGTGTTGCTGACCGTCACGGATACGGGATGCGGCATGGACTCCGCGACGCTCAAGCATGTCTTCGACCCCTTCTTCACCACCAAAGGAGTGGGCCAGGGCACCGGTCTGGGGCTGGCTTCGGTTTACGGGATCGTCAAGGGGCACGGGGGGCATATCCATTGCTGCTCGGAGTCGGGCCGGGGCGCGACGTTCCGAATCTATCTTCCGGTCGCGGACCCGGTCGAAGAGACGCCCAAGGACCAGGAGCCCGAACCTCCTCTCCGAGGCGGCGGTGAGACAATTCTTGTGGTGGACGACGAGGCTGATATTCTGGAGCTGACCAGAGAGGCCCTGGAGGATATGGGCTTCACCGTGCTCGGCGTGGCCAGCGGGGAAGAGGCTCTGGATGCGTTCCATAAGCACCGGCCGACCATTGACCTGATTTTGCTGGACCTGAACATGCCCGGCATGGGCGGTCACAAATGCCTGCGCGAACTCCTGCATCTCGACCCGGCGGCCTGCGTGCTCATCGCCAGCGGCTACTCGGCTCATGGACAGGCCAAGCAAGCCCTGGCCTCCGGAGCCAAGGGATACATCGGCAAGCCGTATCGGCTTCGAGAACTGGAAGCCAAGGTCCGGGAGGTGCTGGACTACTCTGGCCCAGATGCGCCAGGATGGGGCCATACAGGCCATTTTTAA
- a CDS encoding aldehyde ferredoxin oxidoreductase family protein: MPFGYNGKILVVDLTNQTWSVDEHDEAWYRTYWGGGALASWYMLKHIPPKADPLGPDNVLVFAASVLCGSGLSGFNRYTVSAMNPLTSGFGESEAAGYFGPELKHAGFDAVVFTGKAPKPVYLWINKGQVELRDAGGIWGLENAPALDAIREELQEASEGKKVRIASIGPAGENMVRLACVINELAHANGRCGMGAVMGSKNLKAVVVRGDVENMTLADPEALKELNKWHRARIVEHMPSVNMRKFGTVQHLMAQQNSGILPTRNWKDCQFEDAAKLGWDGYEKIQDGTHTCYKCSVACKRKVNNTSEKRYGGPEYETLAALGSMCGVGDLDAVCKGHERCNALGLDTVGTGAVVAMAMELAEKGILTADDLGGRAITFGDGPGMLELVEKIASRDGIGDILAEGVKRAAQRIGKGAEKYAFHVKGQEPAFHDPRGKTGVGLGFALSPTGADHIEAPHEVPFQGEGVKLVNPLGIFVAPQALDNGPDKVRYFIAGEKTWAMNNTLGLCNFVVAPLFSMTYDKLGEAVEAITGWRTSLHELMLVAERSIVLARMFNVREGMTSKDDKLFRRMFEPLPDGVLKGQTIDPDSFQQAVDLYYAMMGWDENGVPSKGTLYRLSLDWLV; the protein is encoded by the coding sequence ATGCCGTTTGGTTACAATGGAAAAATTCTCGTCGTGGATCTGACCAATCAAACCTGGTCCGTGGATGAGCATGACGAGGCCTGGTATCGCACTTACTGGGGCGGCGGAGCCCTCGCATCCTGGTACATGCTCAAGCACATTCCGCCCAAAGCTGATCCCTTGGGACCGGACAACGTCCTGGTCTTCGCCGCATCCGTGCTGTGCGGGTCCGGCTTGTCGGGCTTCAACCGCTACACCGTCTCGGCCATGAACCCCTTGACCAGTGGTTTCGGTGAATCCGAGGCAGCCGGGTACTTCGGACCGGAGCTGAAGCATGCCGGATTCGACGCTGTGGTCTTCACCGGCAAAGCCCCCAAACCGGTCTATCTGTGGATCAACAAGGGCCAGGTGGAGCTGCGGGACGCCGGTGGGATTTGGGGGCTGGAAAATGCTCCGGCCCTGGATGCCATCCGTGAGGAGCTCCAAGAAGCATCGGAAGGCAAGAAGGTCCGCATCGCCTCCATCGGGCCTGCCGGGGAAAACATGGTCCGCCTGGCCTGCGTGATCAACGAGCTGGCCCATGCCAACGGCCGCTGCGGCATGGGCGCGGTGATGGGCTCTAAGAACCTGAAGGCCGTGGTTGTTCGCGGGGACGTGGAAAACATGACCCTGGCCGACCCGGAGGCTCTCAAGGAACTGAACAAATGGCACCGGGCCCGCATCGTCGAGCATATGCCCTCGGTGAACATGCGTAAGTTCGGCACTGTCCAGCACCTGATGGCCCAGCAGAACTCCGGCATTCTGCCCACCCGCAACTGGAAGGACTGCCAGTTCGAGGACGCGGCCAAACTGGGCTGGGACGGCTACGAAAAGATCCAGGACGGTACGCACACCTGCTACAAATGCTCCGTGGCCTGCAAGCGCAAGGTGAACAACACCTCGGAGAAGCGCTACGGCGGACCGGAATACGAAACCCTGGCCGCCCTGGGCTCCATGTGCGGGGTGGGCGATCTGGACGCGGTCTGCAAGGGCCATGAACGCTGCAACGCTCTGGGGCTGGACACCGTGGGCACGGGCGCGGTGGTGGCCATGGCCATGGAACTGGCGGAAAAGGGCATTCTGACCGCCGATGACTTGGGCGGTAGGGCCATCACCTTTGGCGACGGCCCCGGCATGCTGGAGCTGGTGGAGAAGATCGCGTCTCGTGACGGGATCGGCGACATTCTGGCCGAAGGCGTCAAGCGCGCGGCCCAGCGCATCGGCAAGGGCGCGGAGAAATACGCCTTTCACGTCAAGGGCCAGGAACCGGCCTTTCACGATCCCCGGGGCAAGACCGGCGTGGGTTTGGGTTTCGCATTGTCTCCCACCGGAGCGGACCACATCGAAGCCCCACATGAAGTGCCCTTTCAGGGCGAGGGCGTGAAGCTGGTCAACCCGCTGGGCATCTTCGTCGCGCCTCAGGCTTTGGACAACGGGCCGGACAAGGTCCGCTACTTCATTGCCGGGGAAAAGACCTGGGCCATGAACAACACCCTGGGTCTGTGCAATTTCGTGGTCGCTCCCCTGTTTTCCATGACTTACGACAAGCTGGGCGAGGCCGTGGAGGCCATCACCGGTTGGCGCACCAGCCTGCATGAACTGATGCTGGTGGCCGAGCGCTCCATAGTCCTGGCCCGGATGTTCAATGTCCGCGAGGGCATGACCAGCAAGGACGACAAGCTCTTCCGGCGGATGTTCGAGCCGCTGCCCGACGGCGTGCTTAAGGGCCAGACCATTGACCCGGATTCTTTCCAGCAGGCCGTGGATCTCTACTACGCCATGATGGGCTGGGACGAGAACGGTGTGCCGAGCAAGGGGACGCTGTACAGGCTGAGTTTGGATTGGCTGGTGTGA
- a CDS encoding UxaA family hydrolase, which yields MAIDYLVHEAADGVGVVVVEGVKAGQEITGWVMKEDQTVKTKVLNDIPIGHKLALKDFAVGDTVIKYNTDIGKVVAPIKKGEHAHVHNIKTKRW from the coding sequence ATGGCTATCGATTATCTTGTGCACGAAGCCGCGGACGGCGTGGGCGTCGTTGTGGTGGAGGGAGTGAAGGCCGGTCAGGAGATCACCGGTTGGGTGATGAAGGAAGATCAGACTGTCAAGACAAAGGTCCTCAATGACATCCCCATCGGCCACAAGCTGGCTCTGAAGGATTTCGCCGTGGGCGACACGGTCATCAAGTACAACACGGACATCGGAAAAGTGGTCGCGCCCATCAAGAAAGGCGAACATGCCCACGTTCACAACATCAAAACCAAAAGGTGGTAA